Genomic window (Arcobacter sp. F155):
CTTGCAGCTTCTTTTGCTGCCCAAAAACCAGCTGCTGTTTCAGCCCTCTTTATTAACTCAATCTCTTCATCACTAAGAAATCTTTCATAAGCTCTTCTTCCGAACTTCTCATACATATTTTTGATTCTATCAATTGAAGCTATATCAATACCTATCATTTTTAACCTATCTCTTTGTATAATTCTTTATGAAAATATTTTTACGTAAATTATTATATCTTATCATTATGCTTTTTATCATAAGTTTAATATCTTTTGTAGCTATAAACCTAACTCCAAACTCTTTTTTTGCAAGTGGAGAATTAAATCCAAATATTACAAAAGAGTCTATTGAACAACTAAAGGCTATCTATGGTTTAGACAAACCTCTTTACGTACAATATTTCTCTTGGGTTCTTGCTATTATACAACTTGATTTTGGAATATCTTTTGCAAGTGGAGAGCTTGTGAAAAATGAGATTTTACAAAAACTTCCAGTAACTTTAACACTAAATATTATTTCAATGTTTTTAATCTTTATTATTTCACTTTACTTAGGTATCAAAGCAGCCCTAAATAAAAACTCTTTATTTGACAAGTTTGCTAGTCAACTTTCTTTGGTAAGTTTTTCTATGCCTTCATTTTATTTGGCACTGATTGCCATAATGGTTTTTTCTATTCACTTAGAAATACTTCCTATAGCAGGACTTCACTCAGTTGCCGATGATGGAAGTTTAACTTACTATTTAGACTATGCATGGCATTTGATTTTACCAATTACTATAATCACTTTTGCAGGAATTGGAAGTTTGACTTTATATGTAAGGTCACTTGTAATTGAGATTTTAAAATCAGATTATATCTTCTTTGCAAAAGCAAGAGGACTTACAAAAAATCAAATTCTTAGATACTATATTTTACCTAATCTTTATCCACCAGTTATTACTTTACTAGGGTTATCTCTTCCAGGAATAATTGGAGGAAGTGTTATCTTAGAATCAATTTTTTCTATAAATGGAATGGGATTACTATTTTTCCAAAGTGCTTTAAGTCATGATTACCCAGTTATTATGGGAATACTTATTATTGGAGCCTTACTTACACTTCTTGGAAATATGATTGCTGATTTAATCTTACTAAAACTGAATCCAAATTATGATGCAAAATAGTTAGGATTTCTTAGGTATTTAGCAATTTTTTTATACACTTGCCAAAAAGAAACTTGATAAGGAAAGTCTTGAAAATTTTAAAAACAATAGAAGAACTTCAAGAAGTAACTTCTTCTAATAAAACTAAAACTACAGGTTTTGTTCCAACAATGGGAGCACTACATGATGGACATATCTCTTTAATAAAACAAGCGAGAAATGAAAATGAAGTAGTTGTAGTTTCTATCTTTGTAAATCCAACACAATTTCTTCCAGGTGAAGATCTAGATGCTTATCCAAGACGTGACGAAGCAGATAAGAAAATATGTGAAATGTGCAAGGTTGATTATCTATTTATGCCTGATATTTCTACTATGTATACTAATGAAGAAGTACTAATAAAAGCCCCTAATAATAGTTATGTTTTAGAAGGGAAAACTAGACCAGGACATTTTGATGGAGTTTTACAAGTTGTACTTAAACTATTTAATTTAGTTCAACCAACACGTGCTTACTTTGGTAAAAAAGATGCTCAACAATTAACTCTTATACAACAAATGGTTAAAAATCTATTTTTACCAATTGAAATAGTTCCTTGTGAGATAGTTAGAGAAAAAGATGGCTTAGCACTTAGTTCTAGAAATGTTTATTTAGATGAAACTCAAAGAAAAGATGCTCTTTTAATCTCTAAAGCTTTATATTCTGCTGCTTCACTTGTAGGAAAAAGCGAATTAAAAGCATCTGTTTTAAAAGAAAAAATGCAAGAAGTAATGCAAACTTTAGATGTAGAGTATATTGCTGTTGTTGATAGAAACTTTAATGAGATTGAGAAGATTGAATTAAAAAACTCTATTATACTTGTAGTTGCAAGATTTGGAAATACAAGGCTACTTGATAATATCTGGCTTTAAGATAAAAAAGGTGTACTATTAAAAGTACACCGCTTTAAAGCTTGCTATTTCTTTATTCTCTTTATCAAAGAAACTCATACTCTCACCTTTGATTTTAAAAGTTTTTGCACTTGATAAAACCTTTGCAAAAGCATCTTCAGTTTTTATATTTGGACACATCATTTTTGTACTAGCTACTTTGCTAAACTCTATGTTTTCATTATTTTGTGTAAACTGTCCAAAAAAATTATTACATCCTAAATTTCCAATAACTCTTCCATCTTTTTGAAACTTGATATGGGCTTCTTTTCTAAAAACTTTTACTTCTTTATCAAAAAAAGATATTGCTTTCCAATAAGTATTTGTCAATGACACATTTGGTTTTAGTTGCTCTTTTTGAACATTTGTATTACTCGAACATGCAACAAAAAAAAGGCTCAAAAAGCCTAATACTAAAAGATTAATATTTTTAATCATAACTGCTCCTGTAAATAATCATTTATTAATTTTGCGAAGATAACATATCAAAATGATTTTAATATAAAATTAATGTAAAATTTTCAGCTAATATAATTTACAAAAATCTGATATTATGCTAAAATTCGCAAAAAATTTAAAAAGATAAAAAAGAATGAGATTTAGCGAAACAAAACCTACAAAAACTTTACATTTAGTTAGTCTTGGATGTACAAAAAACCTTGTTGATTCAGAAATCATGTTAGGAAAACTAAAAGAGTATGAAATTATCAATGACCCTACTATTGCTGATGTAATCATAGTAAACACATGTGGATTCATTGATAGTGCAAAAGAAGAGAGTATTAATACTATTTTAAATCTGCACGATGAAAGAAAAGAAGAATCAGTTCTTGTAATGGCAGGATGCTTAACACAAAGATATCAAGAAGAACTACAAAAAGAGCTTCCTGAGATTGATATATTTACAGGGGTTGGAGATTATGACAAGATTGATAAACTTGTAAATGAAAAAAGATCTGCTTTTACAGATGAAGTATTTTTATTAAATGAATCAGATGATAGAGTTATTACTGGTTCTTCTTATCATGCCTATATCAAGCTAAGTGAAGGATGTAATCAAACATGTTCATTCTGTGCAATCCCTAGCTTTAAAGGAAAACTTCATTCTAGAACTTTAGAGTCACTTGTAAAAGAGGTTAAAAATCTTGTTTCAAACGGATATAAAGACTTTTCTTTTGTTTCACAAGACTCTTCTTCATATTTAAGAGATTTAAACATTAAAGATGGACTTGAAAAGTTAATCGAAGAAGTTGAAAAAATTGAAGGTGTTCATAGTGCAAGAATTCTTTATCTTTATCCTAGTACAACAAGCCTAAATCTAATTGAAAAAATCAAAGACTCAAAAGTATTTGAAAACTATTTTGATATGCCTTTACAACATATCTCATCTAATATCTTAAAAATTATGAAAAGAGGAAAAGGTGTTGAAAAACTAAAAGAGCTAATGAACTCAATGAAAGCAGTTCCAAACTCTTTTGTAAGAACAACATTTATTGTAGGACATCCTGGAGAATCACAAGAAGATTTTGAAGAGTTATGTGATTTTGTTAGAGACTATAAATTTGACAGAGCTAATGTATTCTCATATTCTGATGAAGATGGAACAAGTGCATATGATATGCTAGATAAGGTTCCTCAAGAGATTATTGATGAAAGAGCGGAAGTTTTAGGTGAAATTATAAAAGAGACAACTCTTGAATCACTAGCTCAAGAGATTGGAAATGAGTTTGATGTTTATGTTGATGGGGAAAGTGATGAGCATGAGTACTTATTAAGTGCTAGAAAAACTGCTTGGGCTCCTGAGATTGACGGAGAAGTATATATCAATGATAATCAACTACTAAATGAAGATGGCGAAGGAAAACAAATTGAGTTTGGTTGTAAATATAGAGTTAAAATCACAGAACTAGTTGGAGATAAACTACTAGCAACTGTTACTAAAGAATATGCAAACTAAAAACTTTGAAGCAATCAACACAAAAAGAAATCTATTAGGTTTTTCAGGTGGTGTTGATTCTTCTGCTCTTTTTTTTCTTTTACTTGAAAAAAAGATCCCCTTTGATGTTGTAATTGTTGACTATAACTTTAGAAAAGAGTCTAAAGAAGAAGTTGCATATGCAAAAGAACTAGCTAAAAAATACAATAAAAAAATCTATCTAAAAGAAGTTGTTTTAGATAACACTTCAAACTTTGAAAAAAAAGCAAGGGATATTAGATATAAGTTCTTTGATGAAATAATCGAAGACAACTCTTATGGAGCACTAATTACTGCTCACCAACTAAATGATAAGCTAGAGTGGTTTTTGATGCAGTTTACAAAGGGTGCTGGTTTAAATGAGTTACTATCCTTTGAATTAGAATCTAGTAGAAAAGATTATAAGGTTTTTAAACCTCTAATTAATACCTCAAGACAGTCTCTTGAAAACTATTTAAATGAAAATAATATCAAATACTTTATAGATAGCTCAAATGAAGATGAAAACTTTAAAAGAAACTATTTTAGAAAACACTTTTCAAATGCACTTATAAATGAGTTTGAAGAAGGAATTAGTAATAGTTTTGAATACTTAGAAGAAGATTTAAAATCTTTAAAAAACTCAATATCACTAATCTTTAAAGATAAAGATCTAGAAGTGTATAAAAATACAAATGATGATAATCTAAATATCAAAATCATTGATGAAAGTTTGAAAAAAAGAGGAATACTTCTTACAAAAAAACAAAGAGATGAAATTTTAATTCAAAAAGAGTTAGTAGTTTCACATAAAATAGTTGTAACTATTTTAGAAGAGTATATTTACCTTTGTCCATATCTTAAAGACACTATTTTAACAAAAGAGTTTAAAGAAATTTGTAGGATAAATAAAATCCCTAATAAGGTTAGATTTTATATTTTTGAATACTTAGAGATTGAAAAACTGTTAGAGAAAATAGATTAAAGAAATTTTCTTACTTTTCTATTTTCAACAATCTCTTTTCTTGTAGTTTCTTTGTGAGTTTTTAAAAAGTCTACACTTTTATAAAAAAGTTCTTGAAGTCTTTTTAAATCTTCAAGTTCTAAATCAAAATTAGTAATGTCTCCATCACTTAAATACTTCTCATACCATTTAACAAGAGCATCTGCTCTTTGGTAAGAGTCTAAAGAGTCAATATATATTAACTCTTCTAGAGCCTTTAAAGACCTGTCTCTTCTTTCCATGCGTCAATTAAACCTTGAACAACTTTCATTACTTGTTCTACTGCATTAACATTATCATCAACACCTGCAGTAAATAGTGTCTCAATTTGATATAAATATAGCCCATCTAAATAGTAAGAAACATCTCCACCGTTATCAAAATCAAGAACATTTCTTAATTCATCAAAAATAGCAACTGCTTTGTTAATATTAGTAAACTTTGATTCTATATCACCTGTTTCCATTGCATGTTTTACAAAAGATAAATATTTTAATGTTCCTTCATACAATTTTAATACAAGCATGTATGGATCATTTGATACTGCACCTTGCTGTTGATATGCTTCAATTCCCATTAAGTTCTCCAGTTAATATTAAAATCAAGTATATTATATATTTACTTAAGTAAAAATAACTTTAGTTACCTGATACAGACTGTTGAATCATCATTTTTAATCCAGAGAACTGTGCT
Coding sequences:
- a CDS encoding ABC transporter permease — translated: MKIFLRKLLYLIIMLFIISLISFVAINLTPNSFFASGELNPNITKESIEQLKAIYGLDKPLYVQYFSWVLAIIQLDFGISFASGELVKNEILQKLPVTLTLNIISMFLIFIISLYLGIKAALNKNSLFDKFASQLSLVSFSMPSFYLALIAIMVFSIHLEILPIAGLHSVADDGSLTYYLDYAWHLILPITIITFAGIGSLTLYVRSLVIEILKSDYIFFAKARGLTKNQILRYYILPNLYPPVITLLGLSLPGIIGGSVILESIFSINGMGLLFFQSALSHDYPVIMGILIIGALLTLLGNMIADLILLKLNPNYDAK
- the panC gene encoding pantoate--beta-alanine ligase, with product MKILKTIEELQEVTSSNKTKTTGFVPTMGALHDGHISLIKQARNENEVVVVSIFVNPTQFLPGEDLDAYPRRDEADKKICEMCKVDYLFMPDISTMYTNEEVLIKAPNNSYVLEGKTRPGHFDGVLQVVLKLFNLVQPTRAYFGKKDAQQLTLIQQMVKNLFLPIEIVPCEIVREKDGLALSSRNVYLDETQRKDALLISKALYSAASLVGKSELKASVLKEKMQEVMQTLDVEYIAVVDRNFNEIEKIELKNSIILVVARFGNTRLLDNIWL
- a CDS encoding META domain-containing protein; its protein translation is MIKNINLLVLGFLSLFFVACSSNTNVQKEQLKPNVSLTNTYWKAISFFDKEVKVFRKEAHIKFQKDGRVIGNLGCNNFFGQFTQNNENIEFSKVASTKMMCPNIKTEDAFAKVLSSAKTFKIKGESMSFFDKENKEIASFKAVYF
- the rimO gene encoding 30S ribosomal protein S12 methylthiotransferase RimO, with translation MRFSETKPTKTLHLVSLGCTKNLVDSEIMLGKLKEYEIINDPTIADVIIVNTCGFIDSAKEESINTILNLHDERKEESVLVMAGCLTQRYQEELQKELPEIDIFTGVGDYDKIDKLVNEKRSAFTDEVFLLNESDDRVITGSSYHAYIKLSEGCNQTCSFCAIPSFKGKLHSRTLESLVKEVKNLVSNGYKDFSFVSQDSSSYLRDLNIKDGLEKLIEEVEKIEGVHSARILYLYPSTTSLNLIEKIKDSKVFENYFDMPLQHISSNILKIMKRGKGVEKLKELMNSMKAVPNSFVRTTFIVGHPGESQEDFEELCDFVRDYKFDRANVFSYSDEDGTSAYDMLDKVPQEIIDERAEVLGEIIKETTLESLAQEIGNEFDVYVDGESDEHEYLLSARKTAWAPEIDGEVYINDNQLLNEDGEGKQIEFGCKYRVKITELVGDKLLATVTKEYAN
- the tilS gene encoding tRNA lysidine(34) synthetase TilS, coding for MQTKNFEAINTKRNLLGFSGGVDSSALFFLLLEKKIPFDVVIVDYNFRKESKEEVAYAKELAKKYNKKIYLKEVVLDNTSNFEKKARDIRYKFFDEIIEDNSYGALITAHQLNDKLEWFLMQFTKGAGLNELLSFELESSRKDYKVFKPLINTSRQSLENYLNENNIKYFIDSSNEDENFKRNYFRKHFSNALINEFEEGISNSFEYLEEDLKSLKNSISLIFKDKDLEVYKNTNDDNLNIKIIDESLKKRGILLTKKQRDEILIQKELVVSHKIVVTILEEYIYLCPYLKDTILTKEFKEICRINKIPNKVRFYIFEYLEIEKLLEKID
- the fliS gene encoding flagellar export chaperone FliS, with translation MGIEAYQQQGAVSNDPYMLVLKLYEGTLKYLSFVKHAMETGDIESKFTNINKAVAIFDELRNVLDFDNGGDVSYYLDGLYLYQIETLFTAGVDDNVNAVEQVMKVVQGLIDAWKEETGL